In Carassius carassius chromosome 2, fCarCar2.1, whole genome shotgun sequence, the DNA window CtctccaattttttttattttttaaggtaaagtgtattttaaatagttattttttttgtcagtcagCTTGTAGAGATATTATCAACTATGGCATTTGGATAAgatgttcatttatatttatttatagatttattttcataaaatagcATGTTGTGGGGATGCCTGTCACTCTCCTAAACTTATGTTTCTTTCTGTTGGTGTTGAATGTAGGTGAGTGTACATTTTTCTGTGaattttttagcttttttgtcTCTTTCATCTGGTGCACTGTGTTTTCAGATCATGTCTGTGACGCACAGGTGCAACATGTTCTTGTTTTCATATGTTTCGATCAGAGTCTGTAGTCTCTGTCTGTGACATCAGAGTGCATACAATCAATTTCGGATGCCATCTTGAATGGGATTGCCCTGATGCAAACCCTAATACCACTTATACTGTACTGAGCAAGACACACGGGTGAGTGTAATCTAcactttttttaagtttagatACACTTGAGGAAATATAAATGATATGGAAGATGTTGTTTAGAGAAAAAAATGAGTGTGGAGCAAAAAGCAGTAGAGCACTGAGATGAGAGGTGAGGTGAAACTGGGTGGTTTAGCAATAACCACAGTGAGATACAATCCAGGCTCATCGCCCCAGTGCAGATACGCTGTTGTTCTCACTTCAGGCACGCTGTTGGTTTCCTCTGAATAACACTCGAaaaagaaaatgactcataagTGCTGAAGTTCAAATTGttctttactttcttttttttaaatcatgcccagttgtcacattttttttaaagaaaaataaaatcagatctgtctgtctgtttcgcAGAGTTTTGCAGCTGATGAATTGCCAGATGATTGACATAAAGAATTTACTTGGCATTTTTATAAAGTGTCCTTGatactgtgtgtttgtgctgcagtACGACATGGACAAATGTTTCGGATTGCATCCAAATTTCTCGGCAAAGCTGTGATCTGTCACGTGTTTTTCCAAACATACACATCTACAGTGTCATCCGACTGACATCTGAACTTCCCTGGCTGAATGAAACTCGGGATTGCTCTCCTATAACTGATTGTCAGTATTAAACATCAAAACACGTTTTTCCCATATttgataaataaagataaaaaatcaGGAATTTTGCAAAAACCTTGAAAAGTTTTGGTTAAACTCCAGAAATGCATTCACTCATAATATGTAAGAATGTTTTTGAAAACATCTTATATCTGtctaaaatgcattaatataattGGACAAGaatttgttaaaatgtttattgttattatgattactactatattattgtattatgttaattatataattattttattattattaaaaaaagtgttgAGTGAGATTTATTTTATGCTAGCTGCTGCCAAATTCACCCCGCCCTCCATAACCATCTCCATGGCCAATGGGAGTCTCTGGGTGACGGTACATTTTCCTTGCGCTCCATCCATAAGCTGCTCGTTGGAATATGATTATTATGTGGAAGAGAAGGAGATGGGATGCTCCTGTACCCTAACGGAGTTTAAAAGTCTCTGGGCCACAGTCACTCTATACAACGAACAGAACCTCTCAGACAGACAGGTGCACAACTCTTTCATCTTTACATCCCTTTCTCttctgtttgttcatttgtttatttacagtataagTGTTTACATTTAGATGAAAAATTTGACTTCCATAatcttatttttaaattcatttttcttAAAGGCACACACAGCTAAAGTGATGCATGAAACCCCATTCAAGGTGGAATTTGGTTTTCTTACACCAGGGCAAGTGTACTGTGCTGTGGCCAACTTCACAGCTGAGGGCGTACTGACCTCTTCTCCCCCGAGCCTCCCGCA includes these proteins:
- the LOC132097003 gene encoding uncharacterized protein LOC132097003, with translation MPVTLLNLCFFLLVLNVESVVSVCDIRVHTINFGCHLEWDCPDANPNTTYTVLSKTHGTTWTNVSDCIQISRQSCDLSRVFPNIHIYSVIRLTSELPWLNETRDCSPITDSAAKFTPPSITISMANGSLWVTVHFPCAPSISCSLEYDYYVEEKEMGCSCTLTEFKSLWATVTLYNEQNLSDRQAHTAKVMHETPFKVEFGFLTPGQVYCAVANFTAEGVLTSSPPSLPQCVYIPANLESLIVIIVCAVLIVLGLVFFLVWRKCVTSKRPLPRNLALLRDLELQTETFIDSSKVAPHNECSEGDHVSVVSSSDFTLMDSQSSHYSTQSLGKGYYTSPTVYNPVCTEESVGSEELSTDVQHDECHRSSSHPILEAELACPQQNQCEETPKHPSELSASETYSTGRDVR